The genomic interval CATACATTAAACCCCTCTTGTATTACTGAGGATATACAGTGTTTACATTGGCTGATATGTAAGAATTTACcattgcaaaaaataaacatctgaaaagtgcagttttttttacataactgattgtgtgtgtgtgtgtgtgtgttgtatgttagagtaatatttttttctcaaaatctaTCTTCTGAGTATCACAAACCTTCTGCGCACTTATAAAGTGGAGGTCAAATTGTGCAGTTTCAGCCTTCAATGACAAAAGTGGCATGACGAAGCCACCTCCAGCTCAATCATTGGTTCAACCTTCATGCATGCTTACATCCATGGATTAACTTTGTCAGTGTTAAATTCTAAACAATTACTGTATCACAGAAGCTGTTATTAGAggattacatttcaaaaaataaataatgtaaatttGCCAATTACTCATTTTGTTTCCTTAATACATCTTTAAGTGAtgaattaataattacatttgaaaccTTTTTCATTTTCCCCACTGGGACACTGCTCCAGACTGACTGCAGCCAGAGGATGAAGCTACAAATGGTTAACAGCTACCTCTCACGTCTACAGGCGGTGAGTGGTTGATACTCAAAAGTTAGATTTTAGTTGCAGCATCACTTCAAGTTAAATAAAGGTATTGATCCACTGGagtctttttatatttgacaaCATTTTCCGGTCAAACATGTAACGGACGCATACATTACTTGAGAACATCATCAAAATGCAGCAAGCAGCTTCCTGTGGTTGCACAAGTCATTCTTGAATAGGCACTAGTTGAAGCCTCCTCTAAAAAAGCTTCCAGTGGAGCTGTACCATTCATGTACAGTAAACAGTAGTAGATCAATCACAGTCTAATGTGCGCTGGTTAAGAGAAAATCCCCTGTCTGGTGTCTGCCTGTGTTTATGCATCTCCACTAATGGAGAACTTTAGGATTTTTTATGTATTCATCAATACGTTGGCAGATCTGAATCGTGAATAAATGCccttaacaaaacaaaaacattaaataattatttttgtgtgtgtgtgtgtgtgtgtgtgtacttgtacaGTTCTCAGTGTCCATATTTCTCCAGCCCTCCTGTGACATCACACTCACTGCTCCATCCAGAAGATGTGGAAAATCATTGAGAACATTGATCACAATGTGAGCTCTAAACTTCCCTCCTGACCTACTCCCCCGCCTTGCTGCTCCCCCCAGCTCCACTTTTGAACTTCACCACCATGACGGTGATGTTGTCGGGGCAACCACGGTAGAAAGACTGGAGGACGATGCTCTTGGCGCCGAAGTGAGGCTCGTCCAGACGCTCGCGGACGAACCGAACGGCCTCCTCGTTGCTGAAAGCGTCCCACAGGCCATCTGATGCCAGGATCATGAACTCTGGCTGCAGCTTGTCCATGTCAAAGGTCATGATATCGGGGTCGGGGATGACTACGTTGAGGTTCTTTAGCGGGTAGTCCCCTAGAGAGCGGGACATAGCCAGGATTCCCTGGACTCTCCAGGATCCATTAAAACTGATGAAACCTCCTGGAAGTGAAGAAATAAGAATGAAAATGTTCAAGCACAGTCTGATGATCTCTTAATGTGGACATATTGTATATCAATCCAAATAATGAGTAAGTCTGacagaaaagcaacattttaaatactggaTCGATTTGAGATAACTTAAAGCTAACCTGAGAAAATCCTTTAATCACACGGTTCAGGTATCTAGTTCATCTAAATCTGTCCTTGTGCTTTGTTTGAGACAATACTGTTCCTAAATAAACCAACAGATGGCAACCAAGGATGCTAAAGTCATCCACAAGAGAGTGCAGCGCAGGTACGTTCAGTATGTGCTTTATAGTACAGGTTGTTTCTCTCGTCATGTACCTGCCCTCTTGATCCTCTTGCGCTCTTTCAGCTGGTACGGCTTGTGGTCGTGTGATAGTGCAACAGCGTTCCCATCTTTGTCACACAACACACCACGGGAGTCTCCAACATTTGCCACTGTGAGTTCTCTGTCTGACAGCAGCGCCACTAGACATGTCGTTCCTGCGTGGGAGATTGAAAGAGAAAGACTAAAAATGAGAGGAAACAGCAGAGAAACCTCTTTTTTGGTAAATGTTCCAATAATTATGAATCAAGTCGGGTTGCATGTTTATGTTAAACACAGGGAGTTGACCACTTCATAACAATGCTCTCAAAACATGGCATTAAattgttttcaaaaataattccAGTCACACTTCCCTATGTTGCAAGTGAAACTAATACATACCAGGTATATATGCAAATACTATTTGTGCCAGAtttaatgttttacacaaaacaaacataatattctgaatttaaacaaatcaacaatgaaaaacaaaaggccaaaaacaacagtttataGAGGTACGGTAGATGTATCAAATGCCACCAACTGACTCATCTGGACTGTAGCTCTGAATTTTAAATCAGAGCGAAGAGTATCAGCTACGGCATTAATATAACTGCAGCATAATGTTACAACACAGCAGTCCCCCTCGTGTCAGTATTACAAGTGGAGTGTACAGAGGAAACCCGCCAAAGAGGTACATTTCAGCTGGGAGGATATTTAACAGGAAATTGTGAGATGTGCTGTGACACGTTGTGCACTGTGAGAGGCAGAGAGCGTGAATGCTGAGGGTTTGAAGACCTAATTTCAACATTTCTGCTTTGACCAAGACTAGTGTTCAACATGTCATGCAAATGTTTtagaatacagtatatatgcacATGCTAAGTgcccaaaaaaagaaacatgtctgCTAACAATTTGtaacatattattttgtatgCGTAAGTGGGATTTCATCTCAGCTGCTTACTTTCATTTCCCCAAACGCTCATCCAGCCCACGAATACTTAAAGTCTGATTTTCCCACTCTTTCTATCTTCTCTCCGTTTGCTCATAAACTGTCCCCctccccatacacacacacacacacacacacacacacacacacacacatgtatacagcaTATATTCACTTCCCACcactctcctcccccctcctgaCCTGCTTCATCGTGGTTGGCAGAGAGCTTGTCCAGCATCTCACGATCCACAGTCAGGATGCGCTGCTCGAGGATGCTGCCATGAGAGAGAgcgctctctcttttctctctctcaaaggcctgcagctgctgcttcaaGGAGTCTGGCAGGTGGGCCTTCACATAGTCAGCTGCAGcctgggagagagaggagggaagggaagaCACAGGCAGGGTTAGACAGTGGAAGGTGAATAAGTGAAGTCAAAGCACAGAGCGGATTTGGTGTTGATCATTTCAAATCAGTTCACAAATGCTCGCCCGACTCTGATGTTACCCTCAGCCCCACAGAAAGTTAAGCTCCTTTCAAGCTCATTGGTTTGATTTTTTTCTAGTCCATAAATGTACTGTTCAGTCACGGCACTTTTGTTTTCGGCCGCAGCAGGAAGTTTGTTTTCAGCTTAGAAATCTCTGATAAACCCAGTGTACTCTACCTGCCcggcaccaaacagcagacagacacagttgaACACAGTGgaacatttacagaaacatatttCCCCCAGGGGCTGGTGGAGACTAAGAGAAGAGTTATTAACTAAAACTTCAAAAACTGGATGTGTAAAATCACAATTTGCTAACATGTTCAACATTTCATCTTCATCAGGTGTAAATAGGTtttatacatgcatgtatatgtatatgatgtatatgtcaacatgtttaaagcttgttctgctgccacactaattattttagttgcTTTCATTTTCTACTTAACAAGCTAAGAAACCCCTGTTCTTACTGCaatgtattataaatatacatttaatcaCATTTTCAGATTATCCTCAGTTTGACAGGTCaccaaaatacaatataaatataaaatattgttgtGAAGTTGTTACAATTTAGATTCACCACGTGTGGTTGCCAGGTAACATGGTCCAATGAGAGAAGTATTCTTTTTCCCCGTTTCATGCAGCAGGTGCTCTGTGCTGAATTATTGaacatcctcttcatcctccagcacacttgtcctcctcctgcacTTACTTATCTGCTTCTTCCCTCATTTTCTCTGCCAAGATTTCCATTATGCTAATGCTGTTGAATCAAATctaaaatgagaacattttctACCATCTCATCTCCTGGTTGATACAGACTACATATTTCATGTTCGCCGTTCTTATGGAAATCAGGGCACTTTTGGGCCATTCAATGTACATGCTTCACTGTTTTGCTTTCTGATGATGTGCTACCACAGTTCTCCCGCACAAGTATGACACCTGCATTCAGTTTATGAATAGgattatgcattttaattttgataaatacaaaaacaaacaaacacctgaGCTTTTCTTTAAAACTCTCTGCTACATTTGATTcctatgtaaaaataaatcctgaagAAAACAGAGAACCACTATAATTATACTgaaagaaatgtcattaaatacAAGAATATTCCTAATGATCACTACAGTGTATCCACTTTCTTCCCTTGTGCTGGACAAGTGTACTCTTTCATTTAGTTCATTGGAGAGAGAAGCACTCAGTGAGCGTCGATCAGGAAAAGAGCGTCAAGTACATTTCCATTTGTCGTAAACAGCTGAAAATACCAGCAGCAACATACTTCATAAATGACTCAAATATCTCACTGTCTGagcatttaaatgagtgaatataaaatattggACCAACTTTATTAAAGGTTAATTAATCTGCATTGTAGATCACTTATCGACATCGCTGCTTTATTTGATCCTATTTGCCGCTCGAGTCAGTGTACAGTATAACTATACATCAAATGATATGCAGCAAAGTAGTGTGAAAGCCTGTTAAAGTTGTAAACTATTCAGAGTTCCTGCTTCAACAGCAAATAAACTCAGTAaattcatgtaaaaaaaaaaaaacaggaagagcagcagcagcctgtgctGACTTTTACAATTCTGGGGAAATTCTGCCTCGATAAAATACACGGGGGAAAAAACAGAGACGCGATTGAAAGATTTCCTGCATATTTTCAGAGCCAGAACACACTGCACTGCCAAAGACAGCCTGTTCTATCGGCCTAGATTTGTTTTGGCGGCATCGCTTCGTTTAATattggtgatgtgtgtgtgtgtgtgtgtgtgtgtgtgtgtgtgtgtgtgtgtgtgtgtgtgtgtgtgtgtgtgtgtgtgtgtgtgtgtgtgtgtttacagttgtGCCAAACTGTATAAAAATGCACGGCAAATAAATGTCCTAGGATATCCACACATGCTGTAATATTTCCCGACAACATCATTAGCATTGAGAGTCAGAGGGTAAACATAGCTTTCCCGAATGCCCCTTAACATTTCATCTCCCATTGATTTACCGT from Cottoperca gobio chromosome 17, fCotGob3.1, whole genome shotgun sequence carries:
- the ppm1la gene encoding protein phosphatase 1L, with product MIGDTMTLLSLLGRIMRYFLLRPETLFLLCISLALWSYFFHTDEVKTIVKSSRDAVKMVKGKVAEMMQNDRLGGLSVLDAEFSKTWEFKNNNVAVYSIQGRRDHMEDRFEVLTDITNKSHPSIFGIFDGHGGEAAADYVKAHLPDSLKQQLQAFEREKRESALSHGSILEQRILTVDREMLDKLSANHDEAGTTCLVALLSDRELTVANVGDSRGVLCDKDGNAVALSHDHKPYQLKERKRIKRAGGFISFNGSWRVQGILAMSRSLGDYPLKNLNVVIPDPDIMTFDMDKLQPEFMILASDGLWDAFSNEEAVRFVRERLDEPHFGAKSIVLQSFYRGCPDNITVMVVKFKSGAGGSSKAGE